In a single window of the Pseudochaenichthys georgianus chromosome 16, fPseGeo1.2, whole genome shotgun sequence genome:
- the zdhhc18a gene encoding palmitoyltransferase ZDHHC18a isoform X1: MMKNCEYQQIDPRALSVLPQSAQNNTEKTVQRSRRKWEVFPGKNRFFCDGLIILPSQSGVLPLTLGLIVVTCGLFFAFDCPFLVKHLTVFIPVIGGALFVFVVFSLLRTSFTDPGILPRATPDEAADIEKQIDTSGSSTYRPPPRTKEILINQQVVKLKYCFTCKMFRPPRTSHCSLCDNCVERFDHHCPWVGNCVGKRNYRFFYSFIISLSFLTSFIFGCVITHITLRSQEGKSLVQSIQESPASVVELVICFFSIWSILGLSGFHTYLIASNLTTNEDIKGSWSSKRCAEESGNPYSYNSIITNCCATLCGPMPPSLIDRRGFLSLDEAIPAVSASEIELPPFTVKSDAHMCTQSTKDVLERMVHSYDVHGLCPPATPKTTPLDLEVSGPAAASSEPSLSAGCLPQDARQPVAPPCPPFSRSYKRRDSLHSINPAFRLASPSPSLSRTTFILGDAPDNGFIPLP, from the exons ATGATGAAAAACTGCGAGTACCAGCAGATCGACCCGAGGGCGCTGTCGGTGTTGCCTCAGTCCGCACAGAACAACACCGAGAAGACGGTGCAACGGTCGCGGAGGAAATGGGAAGTATTCCCGGGGAAGAACAGGTTTTTCTGCGATGGACTGATCATCCTGCCCAGTCAGAGCGGTGTCCTTCCTCTGACACTAGGCCTTATTGTTGTCACGTGTGGCCTTTTCTTTGCATTCGA TTGCCCATTCCTGGTGAAACATCTGACCGTCTTTATACCTGTGATTGGTGGGGCCCTTTTTGTGTTTGTGGTCTTCTCCCTGCTGAGAACCAGCTTTACAGACCCAGGCATCTTACCTAGGGCTACCCCAGATGAAGCAGCAGACATAGAGAAGCAGATAG ATACCTCAGGATCCTCTACGTATCGCCCCCCTCCTCGAACCAAGGAGATCCTCATCAACCAGCAGGTGGTAAAGCTCAAATACTGCTTCACATGTAAAATGTTCCGCCCTCCTCGGACctcccactgcagcctgtgtgaCAACTGTGTGG AACGGTTTGATCACCACTGTCCCTGGGTGGGAAACTGCGTGGGCAAACGCAACTACCGCTTTTTCTACAGCTTCATCATCTCTCTGTCTTTTCTGACATCTTTCATATTTGGCTGTGTCATAACGCACATTACCCTGC GTTCTCAAGAAGGTAAAAGCCTCGTCCAGTCCATCCAAGAGAGCCCTGCCAG TGTGGTGGAGTTGGTGATTTGTTTCTTCTCCATCTGGTCTATATTGGGCCTCTCAGGCTTCCATACATACCTAATCGCCTCAAACCTCACAACAAATGAAGAC ATTAAAGGCTCCTGGTCAAGTAAAAGGTGTGCAGAGGAGTCTGGGAACCCGTACAGTTACAACAGTATTATAACAAACTGCTGTGCGACCTTATGTGGCCCCATGCCCCCCAG TCTGATTGACAGAAGAGGCTTCCTGTCTCTCGACGAGGCGATCCCTGCTGTGTCGGCCTCGGAGATAGAGCTGCCTCCCTTCACGGTCAAGAGCGACGCACACATG TGCACTCAGAGCACCAAGGACGTGCTGGAGAGGATGGTCCACTCGTACGATGTTCATGGGCTGTGCCCCCCAGCAACCCCAAAGACCACCCCTCTGGACCTGGAGGTTTCCGGCCCGGCAGCAGCTTCTTCTGAGCCTTCTCTCTCCGCTGGGTGCTTGCCGCAGGACGCTCGCCAGCCTGTGGCCCCCCCTTGCCCCCCGTTCAGCAGAAGCTACAAGAGGAGAGACTCGCTGCACTCCATCAACCCAGCCTTCCGCCTGGCCTCACCCTCTCCATCGCTGAGCCGCACCACCTTTATTCTGGGAGATGCCCCTGACAATGGCTTTATCCCCCTGCCCTGA
- the zdhhc18a gene encoding palmitoyltransferase ZDHHC18a isoform X2: MMKNCEYQQIDPRALSVLPQSAQNNTEKTVQRSRRKWEVFPGKNRFFCDGLIILPSQSGVLPLTLGLIVVTCGLFFAFDCPFLVKHLTVFIPVIGGALFVFVVFSLLRTSFTDPGILPRATPDEAADIEKQIDTSGSSTYRPPPRTKEILINQQVVKLKYCFTCKMFRPPRTSHCSLCDNCVERFDHHCPWVGNCVGKRNYRFFYSFIISLSFLTSFIFGCVITHITLRSQEGKSLVQSIQESPASVVELVICFFSIWSILGLSGFHTYLIASNLTTNEDIKGSWSSKRCAEESGNPYSYNSIITNCCATLCGPMPPSLIDRRGFLSLDEAIPAVSASEIELPPFTVKSDAHMEENCQDFALSCTA; encoded by the exons ATGATGAAAAACTGCGAGTACCAGCAGATCGACCCGAGGGCGCTGTCGGTGTTGCCTCAGTCCGCACAGAACAACACCGAGAAGACGGTGCAACGGTCGCGGAGGAAATGGGAAGTATTCCCGGGGAAGAACAGGTTTTTCTGCGATGGACTGATCATCCTGCCCAGTCAGAGCGGTGTCCTTCCTCTGACACTAGGCCTTATTGTTGTCACGTGTGGCCTTTTCTTTGCATTCGA TTGCCCATTCCTGGTGAAACATCTGACCGTCTTTATACCTGTGATTGGTGGGGCCCTTTTTGTGTTTGTGGTCTTCTCCCTGCTGAGAACCAGCTTTACAGACCCAGGCATCTTACCTAGGGCTACCCCAGATGAAGCAGCAGACATAGAGAAGCAGATAG ATACCTCAGGATCCTCTACGTATCGCCCCCCTCCTCGAACCAAGGAGATCCTCATCAACCAGCAGGTGGTAAAGCTCAAATACTGCTTCACATGTAAAATGTTCCGCCCTCCTCGGACctcccactgcagcctgtgtgaCAACTGTGTGG AACGGTTTGATCACCACTGTCCCTGGGTGGGAAACTGCGTGGGCAAACGCAACTACCGCTTTTTCTACAGCTTCATCATCTCTCTGTCTTTTCTGACATCTTTCATATTTGGCTGTGTCATAACGCACATTACCCTGC GTTCTCAAGAAGGTAAAAGCCTCGTCCAGTCCATCCAAGAGAGCCCTGCCAG TGTGGTGGAGTTGGTGATTTGTTTCTTCTCCATCTGGTCTATATTGGGCCTCTCAGGCTTCCATACATACCTAATCGCCTCAAACCTCACAACAAATGAAGAC ATTAAAGGCTCCTGGTCAAGTAAAAGGTGTGCAGAGGAGTCTGGGAACCCGTACAGTTACAACAGTATTATAACAAACTGCTGTGCGACCTTATGTGGCCCCATGCCCCCCAG TCTGATTGACAGAAGAGGCTTCCTGTCTCTCGACGAGGCGATCCCTGCTGTGTCGGCCTCGGAGATAGAGCTGCCTCCCTTCACGGTCAAGAGCGACGCACACATG GAGGAGAACTGTCAGGATTTTGCTTTGTCCTGCACAGCCTGA